GCGTATTTGTGATTTTCTTAGGCGGTATTATTGGTCAGAATTTAGCGCCAATGGATAGCTTATCAACTCTGCCTGTTGCCTTATTAGTTGTTGGCACAGCCAGCTGTATTATTCCGATTAATCGTATTATGTCAATCTTTGGCAGGCGAAAAACCTTTCTGGCTGTTTGCATCTATACGTTATTAATTATTACACTGGCCATCGTTGCTCTAAATATTCAGTCCTTTTATCTTTTCTGTACTGCTGCTTTTTTATTTGGCATCACCACCGCCACTATGAATCAATTTAGATTTGCGGCCATTGAGAGTGTTGATAAAAATTTAAGCGCCACCGCCACATCAGCAGTACTAATTGGTGGACTAATCTCTGCCTACTTAGGTCCCGAGATTGCGACCTTAGGACAAGATTTATTTGAAATTCAGTTTGTCGGCTCTTTCGCTTTACTCAGCCTATGCTTTGTCTTAGCTTTTGTTTTGCTTTGGTTTTATCAATCTGTTCATTCAACTTCAGCAGACACTTCTTCGTCAGGTAGAAGTTTGCGCGATATTATTAAGCAGCATGTCTTCATCATCGCAATTTCAAGCGCAGCTATTGGCTATGTGGTGATGAGCTTTATCATGACAGCGACTCCTATGAGCATGCATGTTATTGATGGATTTTCTCTGGAAAATACCAAGTTTGTGATTCAATCTCACGTGGTCGCTATGTTCTTACCATCTCTTTTTACCCCTTGGATTGTGAAGCTAATGGGCTTAAGCAAAATGATGATTATTGGCCTTTTGCTGTATTTTATCTGTATCGCTATCGCCCTGTCTGGTCATGCTTTAGATAACTATTGGTTTGCGCTTATTTTGCTAGGATTAGGGTGGAACTTCTTATTCATTGGTGGTACCAGTTTATTGCCCCAATCCTACGATCAGTCTGAAAAATACAAGGCCCAGTCTGTTAATGATTTTGCAATCTTTGGCCTTCAAGCTGTTGCTGCACTCTCTTCTGGCTGGTTTGTGTTTAACTACGGCTGGGAAACGGTATTACTCTCTGTTTTGCCACTATTACTTATTCAGCTTACGCTATTGCTCTGGTGGCTAAAAAAGGAAAAACATTAAGTAATTTTTTAGACCCTCCAAGTTCCTTATTTTGAACGTTTAAATAAAATTTTATTAGAATAAATATAGTAGTATCATTTTACTATGATGACTAATAATATCAACAAATCGTATTTATGTTTATCAGCGTTTTAGAATTATTTAAAGTAGGCATTGGACCATCAAGCTCTCACACAATGGGGCCAATGATAGCGGCACATAGTTTCGCTGATCTTATGCGTAAACAATCTGTTCAGAAAAATACTCATGTTCGTTGCATACTTAAAAATTCATTGGCTTATACAGGCATTGGCCATTCAACTGATTTGGCTATTATTTTGGGACTACATGGCTACTTGCCAGAGGATTTAGCTCAGTCAGATGTAGATAGTCTTGCCGATCAATTACGACGTAAAAAAGCCATTTCATTAGGGCAAGATTGCAGTGTTAAGTTTGACACTGAGAAAGCCATTATCTTTGATACAAAGCACTCGCTATCACAGCACCCCAATGGCATGGTTTTTGAATGGCTAGATGCATCCGAGCAACTTATCTTATCAGAGACTTATTTCTCTATTGGTGGAGGATTCATTACAACTCTAGAGAATATCCACCAAATAAAGGCTCCTATACTGAGTCAGTCTAAAGCACAATTTCCCTATTCGTTTGACTCTGCTAACGCCATGTTATCAATGTCTAAAGAAAGTGGGCTATCGATTGCACAAATGAAGTATGCCAATGAAGCTCAAAACCTTTCTAAAGAATCTTTAGAAAAAGGCTTGGATATAATTTGGCAATCAATGGAGGTTTGTATTGAAAAAGGCTTGTTAGGTGAGGGAATATTACCCGGCGGTTTAGACACACCCAGACGAGCCAAAAATCTACATCAACAACTACAGAATGATCCAGACAACGCTGACGTGAATGACTGGTTATGCGCTTATGCAATGGCAGTTAATGAAGAAAATGCTTCGGGGCATATGGTTGTTACAGCGCCTACTAATGGCGCTGCTGGAATCATTCCGGCAATTTTATATCACTTGGTACATCATCAAAAAATTACCCAACAACAAATATACGATTTTTTATTAACGGCAGCAGCCATTGGCGGTTTAATCAAACATCGCAGTTCTATTTCTGGCGCTGAAGTTGGTTGCCAAGGTGAGGTTGGCTCTGCAGCATCTATGGCGGCGGCAGGAATATGTGCTGCGAAAGGCGGTACTAGTGAACAAACTGAAAATGCAGCAGAAATCGCACTAGAGCATCATCTAGGTCTAACATGTGATCCAGTTAAAGGCTTGGTGCAAGTTCCATGTATCGAGCGCAATGGGTTTGGTGCGATTAGTGCTTATCTCGCAGCCTCTTTGTCACTCAAAGAACATGGAGAGCATTTAATCTCTTTGGATCGTTGCATTGAAACCATGAGAAAAACTGGGCTTGATATGTCTAGTAAATACAAAGAAACCTCGCTTGGTGGGCTTGCCCTAAGCATGACCGAGTGCTAATTAAATAGCATTTACCGCCTAAAAATTTGGTAAAAAATACCCTTTAAAATTGAATACCTTCGATTTCAGCAATTGTATGAATATCTTTATCGCCACGGCCCGAGAGGTTGACGATAATATGCTTATCTTGTGTTAATTTTTGAGAAAGCTTAATTGCATAAGCTACTGCATGAGAAGACTCCAGTGCGGGCAAGATGCCTTCTACTTTGGTAAGTGTGTGAAAAGCGTCCAGCGCTTCTTCGTCAGTAATAGCTACATATTTTGCTCGACCTGAATCTTTTAAGTAAGCATGTTCTGGGCCAACTCCTGGATAGTCTAACCCAGCTGAAATTGAATGACCCTCAATAATTTGGCCATTTTCATCTTCCATAAGATAGGTGCGATTGCCATGAAGCACACCAACACTGCCAGCACATAAAGGTGCTGCATGTGCACTAGGGCCTTTTTCTAAGCCGTGTCCAGCTGCCTCAACTCCGATAATGTCAACGGATGAATCGTCAATAAATTCATGAAAAAGTCCAATAGCATTTGAGCCGCCGCCCACACACGCCACCAATGCATCTGGCAAACCGCCCACTTGATCGGCAAACTGTTTTTTAGCTTCTTTACCGATAACACTTTGAAAATCACGCACCATCATTGGATAAGGATGAGGTCCGGCGACGGTTCCGATGATGTAAAAAGTATCATCAATATTGGTTACCCAATCACGCATGGCTTCATTAAGTGCATCTT
This genomic interval from Candidatus Thioglobus sp. contains the following:
- the trpB gene encoding tryptophan synthase subunit beta, which gives rise to MSHYNLPNDSGHFDQFGGAFMPETLVAAVTELKEAYEKYKDDPEFLAEFEHDLKHYVGRSTPLYHAKNLSKKLGGAQIHLKREDLNHTGAHKINNTIGQVLLAKRLGKTRIIAETGAGQHGVATATVAARLGLECVVYMGEVDVARQALNVFRMKLLGASVVPVSSGSKTLKDALNEAMRDWVTNIDDTFYIIGTVAGPHPYPMMVRDFQSVIGKEAKKQFADQVGGLPDALVACVGGGSNAIGLFHEFIDDSSVDIIGVEAAGHGLEKGPSAHAAPLCAGSVGVLHGNRTYLMEDENGQIIEGHSISAGLDYPGVGPEHAYLKDSGRAKYVAITDEEALDAFHTLTKVEGILPALESSHAVAYAIKLSQKLTQDKHIIVNLSGRGDKDIHTIAEIEGIQF
- a CDS encoding L-serine ammonia-lyase is translated as MFISVLELFKVGIGPSSSHTMGPMIAAHSFADLMRKQSVQKNTHVRCILKNSLAYTGIGHSTDLAIILGLHGYLPEDLAQSDVDSLADQLRRKKAISLGQDCSVKFDTEKAIIFDTKHSLSQHPNGMVFEWLDASEQLILSETYFSIGGGFITTLENIHQIKAPILSQSKAQFPYSFDSANAMLSMSKESGLSIAQMKYANEAQNLSKESLEKGLDIIWQSMEVCIEKGLLGEGILPGGLDTPRRAKNLHQQLQNDPDNADVNDWLCAYAMAVNEENASGHMVVTAPTNGAAGIIPAILYHLVHHQKITQQQIYDFLLTAAAIGGLIKHRSSISGAEVGCQGEVGSAASMAAAGICAAKGGTSEQTENAAEIALEHHLGLTCDPVKGLVQVPCIERNGFGAISAYLAASLSLKEHGEHLISLDRCIETMRKTGLDMSSKYKETSLGGLALSMTEC
- a CDS encoding MFS transporter; this encodes MYHLPRNVWLLSAGLALFMSLSVFVIFLGGIIGQNLAPMDSLSTLPVALLVVGTASCIIPINRIMSIFGRRKTFLAVCIYTLLIITLAIVALNIQSFYLFCTAAFLFGITTATMNQFRFAAIESVDKNLSATATSAVLIGGLISAYLGPEIATLGQDLFEIQFVGSFALLSLCFVLAFVLLWFYQSVHSTSADTSSSGRSLRDIIKQHVFIIAISSAAIGYVVMSFIMTATPMSMHVIDGFSLENTKFVIQSHVVAMFLPSLFTPWIVKLMGLSKMMIIGLLLYFICIAIALSGHALDNYWFALILLGLGWNFLFIGGTSLLPQSYDQSEKYKAQSVNDFAIFGLQAVAALSSGWFVFNYGWETVLLSVLPLLLIQLTLLLWWLKKEKH